The Dehalobacter sp. region TATCTCTGATAGTTCCTGTCCAATTTGATGAATTCCAAGCAGTATTTTTTCAGTTTGGGCATCAGATGGTTTCTTGCGACCCTGTACATACTGAGAAAGTAAGGTTGGATTCATACCAATCTTATTGGCGAGAAACTTAGCGTTAATTACTTTGTAGTACTGAAAGAACTGTTTAAAATCAATTTCAAATTTAAGGTTCTCTTGTTCAATGCGAATGTCATCTTCTTCAAAAAGGAGATTTGCAGCTTCAAGAGCATTATCAATTAATTCAGGAATTGTCCTGCCAGTTGTATAGATAGGATAGTCTTCAGAGAAGGCAGAAAAACCAGTATCTGTCTTTTCTACTATCATTTTAATTTTTTTGTTCGTTGTTTTCATCTCCATCACCTTTATTAATTCTCCAACTTCAAACCTGCATCATTGAGTATCTTTCTCTCAATCCCTTTACCGACCTCCTGACTACCATGATTTGGGAAGATGATCATGCCTGGTTTCTTGTCATGCTTGAGTTTTACATGCGAACCTTTTTGTGAAACAGGGTACCAACCGTCTTTTGTCAGGATCTTATATAGCTCAGAACATTTCATTGTCTGTTGAAAGGATATTACAATACAAAGGTAAATAATAATTTACCTAGATGCAAACTTTCTTTTGTATTTGTTATCGCATTGGCTCTAACGTTCGGCGGTATGTGGCGTTGGTCCGCCAGCTGGCGGACGGTGGCGCGCGTTTTTGCACTCGTGGTGCGATGCAGGATTATGATGGTTATTACTTAATTCTCGCGATGGCAAAAACCGTGATCCGCCAGCTGGCGGGAGCCCCCGGCGGAAGCCGGGGCAGCCTGCACCGCCGGCCACTAAGCGATCCTCTTTAGCCATAAAATTCTCGCGGTGCGGAAAGCCAATGACATATACCGACCTGTTAGCCCCAGTGAATTACTTTCTTAACACTCGTGTTTTTGTTAGCTTTCTTGAGCTATGATGAACAGTTAAGATATTGATCAGATCTTCATTAGCGATCTGATAGATAATTCTATAGTTACCTTGAATAATTTCTCGGATTTTGTCTTTATGACCAGCTTCTGGCACTTTACGCCCTATTCTTGGATTTTCTTCCAATAAATGTGTCGCATTCAATAAACGCTGGATTGTTAATGATGCGTATTTGACAGAATCTTTCTCAATGAACTCTGCAATATTTCTGAGATCATTGACTGATCTGTGAGTCCAATTGATTACAGCCATTTCTTGAGCTGATCTTTTACTTGTTGTGTAGAGTAGACTTTACCTTCCTCAACCTCTTTAAGACCCTTCTCAATTTTATCTAGCACAACCAATTCTTCAACTACCTGATCTACCGTGAAGCTATCAGGCAACCTGTCAATGGTCTTTTTTACTTTTTCTTTGGTCAACATATACAATTCCTCAATTATGATGTAAAGATACTCATTATTCTGGCCGGATAAGTCTTGGCTGAAACCTTATCATTGGGGCTAACGTTCGGCGGTATGTGGCGTTGGTCCGCCAGCTGGCGGACGGTGGCGCGTGTTTTTGCACTCGTGGTGCGATACAGAACTATACGGTAATTACATTATTCTCGCGTTGGCAAAAACCGTGACACCAACGGGAGCCCCCGGCGGAAGCCGGGGCGGGCCGCACCGCCGACCACTAAACGGTCCTCTTTAGCCAGAAAGTTCTCGCGGTGCGGAAAGCCAATGACATATACCAACCTGTTGGCAAAAATATTTTATTCAGACAATCCAAGGATAGTATATATATCTTGTCTTCCGACAATTGCCATTATTTCAACTACATCTTTATTTATTCTGTAGTATATACTGTCAGATCCGCAAACGCAGCGCCTATAGCCCTTTTTTATGTAATCTGCAGATTCAAAGGAAAATGGTCTTTGGGCAATTATTTCAAAATATTCGAAAAAAGTATCAAAGTATTTATCGGCTTGAGACATCCCGAATTTTTCAATTCCATAATGATGGATTCTTATCAAATCTTCTTTGGCATCATTACTTAGTCTATATTCAGCCATTAAATGAGGACTTTGATTGATTTAGAATCTGTTCTTTGGTACTATCAGTAAATCCGCTTCTTTCCGATCTATCAAGCTTCGCTCTAACCCAGTCAATTTGTGCCTGTTGTTTTCTAGCTTGTCTGATCAGATCATTGATGAGTTCACTTTTGCTTGAATATTCTTGGTTCTCCAATTGTGCTTTTAACCACTCATCATTTGGTTTGGTAAAAGAGATACTTTGCCTTGCCATTTTATTATGTTTTGATGCAAATTTACATCAAATATGAACCAATTGAAAATTTTCCCAATATTGTTGCCAACGTTCGGCGGTATGTGGCGTTGGTCCGCCAGCTGGCGGACGGTGGCGCGTGTTTTTGCACTCGTGGTGCGATGCATGATTATGATGTTGTTTTGTTTATTCTCGCGTTGGCAAAAACCGTGACACCAGGAGGGAGCCCCCGGCGGGAGCCGGGGCAGGCCGCGGCGCCAACCGCAAAACCATCTTCTTTAGTTACCCAATTGTCGCGCCACGGAAAGCCAATGACATATACCGACCTGTTACCTGCTGGGCTTATTACTTCTTCTCTGCATCTTACGAGGATCCTGCCTGGTGTCAAATACATCAGTTATTAATACACCCTCTTTGACCCTTTTGTAGATGATACTATAGTTGCCCTCTACCAGGTATCTATGTTCTTCATCAAGTCTTATGAGATTTGGCTCAAGTTGCCCTGATAAAGGATGTTTGACCAGTTGTCTGGTAGCATTGAATATTCTCGAACGGATTCTAAGAGCGATGTTTATGCTAGCCGATTCTTTATAGAATTGGTAAATTTCAAGGAGTGAATTAGCGGCAAAATCAGTCCAGATGATTTTCATGGAGTCACCAAGATTCTGATTCTTTCTCTAAGGCTTCTTGAGTCTTGTATTTGCCTGATTTATAATCTCGGTTGGATTTTTCAGCTCTTTCAATTAACTGTTTCTGAGTAAAAGGCTTCAGCTTCCTTTCAGACCGGACTTTATTCTCTAGAATAGCCAGCTCAATCTTATTGAATATGCTTTCATCTTCAAGGCCGGCTATATATTCAATTGCATTGAGTTTTCTTGTCTGTAAATCCATGACTCCCATTTTTTACAAATATACAACACAAAAGCCTACCTTATGTTAACTCAACTTAGCCTTGCAGGTAACGTTCGGCGGTATGTGCAGTTGGTCCGCCAGCTGGCGGACGGTGGCGCGCGTTTTTGCACTCGTGATGCGATGCAGGATTATGCGGTTATTACTTTTTTCTCGCGTTGGCAAAAACCGTGACACCAGGAGGGGGACCCCGGCGGGATCCGGGGCAGGCCGCACCGCCGACCACTTAACGGTCCTCTTTAGTCAGAAAATTCTCGCGGTGCGGAGCGCCAATTGCATATACCGA contains the following coding sequences:
- a CDS encoding type II toxin-antitoxin system HicA family toxin codes for the protein MKCSELYKILTKDGWYPVSQKGSHVKLKHDKKPGMIIFPNHGSQEVGKGIERKILNDAGLKLEN
- a CDS encoding type II toxin-antitoxin system RelE/ParE family toxin, with product MAEYRLSNDAKEDLIRIHHYGIEKFGMSQADKYFDTFFEYFEIIAQRPFSFESADYIKKGYRRCVCGSDSIYYRINKDVVEIMAIVGRQDIYTILGLSE
- a CDS encoding type II toxin-antitoxin system RelE/ParE family toxin → MAVINWTHRSVNDLRNIAEFIEKDSVKYASLTIQRLLNATHLLEENPRIGRKVPEAGHKDKIREIIQGNYRIIYQIANEDLINILTVHHSSRKLTKTRVLRK